A single Klebsiella variicola DNA region contains:
- a CDS encoding alpha-amylase — MKLAALATLFVPGMAFAAWTTTDFPAFTEEGTGRFISQKVVEKGTRPLQLNFDQQCWQPSGGIKLNQMLSMEPCRGTPPQWRIFRQGLYTLEVDTRSGTPTMMISLEEKEASAAAPQIRQCPKWDGKPLTIDVSKTFAEGSKVRDFYSGNVATVSGGKITLQPAFGSNGLLLLERAETAAPAPFDWHNATVYFVLTDRFVNGNPANDNSYGRHKDGMQEIGTFHGGDLQGLTSKLDYLQQMGVNALWISSPLEQIHGWVGGGTKGDFPHYAYHGYYTQDWSKLDANMGTEADLRRLVDEAHKRGIRILFDVVMNHTGYATLADMQEFQFGALYLQGDELKKTLGERWTDWKPGAGQTWHSFNDYINFSDKAGWEKWWGKKWIRTDIGDYDNPGYDDLTMSLAFLPDLKTESKEASGLPNFYSHKPDTAAKAIPGYTPRDYLTHWLSQWVRDYGIDGFRVDTAKHVEMDAWQQLKTQATAALAEWKKANPDKALDAAPFWMTGEAWGHGVMQSDYYRHGFDAMINFDYQDQAAKAATCMANIDLTWQQMADKLQSFNVLSYLSSHDTRLFREGGTTAAELLLLAPGAVQIFYGDESSRPFGPTGSDPLQGTRSQMNWQDVNGKAARSVTHWQKIGQFRARHPAIGMGKQTTLSMPRGYGFVRESGEDKVMVIWAGQQQ; from the coding sequence ATGAAACTCGCTGCGCTTGCCACGTTATTCGTGCCTGGGATGGCCTTTGCCGCCTGGACTACTACCGACTTCCCTGCCTTTACCGAAGAAGGGACGGGCCGATTCATCAGCCAGAAAGTGGTTGAGAAGGGTACACGTCCTCTGCAGCTAAATTTTGACCAGCAGTGCTGGCAGCCTTCCGGCGGCATTAAGCTCAACCAGATGCTGTCCATGGAGCCCTGCCGTGGCACCCCGCCGCAATGGCGTATCTTCCGCCAGGGGTTGTATACCCTGGAGGTGGATACCCGCTCCGGCACACCGACAATGATGATTTCGCTGGAGGAAAAAGAGGCCAGCGCCGCGGCGCCGCAGATCCGTCAGTGTCCGAAGTGGGATGGAAAACCGCTGACCATCGACGTCAGCAAAACCTTCGCCGAGGGCAGCAAGGTCCGCGATTTCTACAGCGGCAATGTCGCGACCGTCAGCGGCGGCAAAATCACCCTGCAGCCCGCCTTCGGCAGCAATGGCCTGCTGCTGCTCGAGCGTGCCGAGACCGCCGCCCCGGCGCCGTTTGACTGGCACAACGCCACTGTCTACTTCGTCCTGACCGATCGCTTTGTAAACGGCAACCCGGCCAACGACAACAGCTATGGCCGTCATAAAGACGGCATGCAGGAGATCGGCACCTTCCACGGCGGCGACCTGCAGGGATTAACCAGCAAGCTGGATTATCTGCAGCAGATGGGGGTTAACGCCCTGTGGATCAGCTCCCCGCTCGAGCAGATCCACGGCTGGGTCGGCGGCGGCACGAAGGGCGATTTCCCGCACTACGCCTACCACGGCTATTACACCCAGGACTGGTCGAAACTGGACGCCAACATGGGGACCGAAGCGGATCTCCGCCGGCTGGTGGATGAAGCGCATAAGCGCGGCATACGCATCCTGTTTGACGTGGTGATGAACCATACCGGTTACGCCACCCTGGCCGACATGCAGGAGTTCCAGTTCGGTGCCCTGTATCTGCAAGGCGATGAGCTGAAAAAAACCCTTGGCGAGCGCTGGACGGACTGGAAACCGGGCGCGGGCCAGACCTGGCATAGCTTTAACGACTATATCAACTTCAGCGACAAAGCCGGCTGGGAGAAATGGTGGGGCAAGAAGTGGATCCGCACCGATATCGGCGATTATGACAACCCAGGCTATGACGATCTCACCATGTCGCTGGCCTTCCTGCCGGACCTGAAAACCGAATCGAAGGAAGCCTCAGGCCTGCCGAACTTCTATAGCCATAAACCGGACACCGCGGCGAAGGCGATCCCGGGCTATACGCCGCGCGACTACCTGACCCACTGGCTAAGCCAGTGGGTGCGCGACTACGGCATCGATGGCTTCCGCGTCGATACCGCCAAACATGTGGAGATGGACGCCTGGCAGCAGTTAAAAACCCAGGCCACCGCCGCGCTGGCGGAGTGGAAGAAAGCCAATCCGGATAAAGCGCTGGATGCGGCGCCGTTCTGGATGACCGGCGAAGCCTGGGGACATGGGGTGATGCAGAGCGATTATTATCGCCACGGTTTTGATGCGATGATCAATTTCGACTACCAGGACCAGGCGGCGAAAGCGGCGACCTGTATGGCCAATATTGACCTCACCTGGCAGCAAATGGCGGACAAGCTGCAGAGCTTTAACGTCCTGAGTTACCTCTCCTCGCACGATACGCGCCTGTTCCGCGAAGGCGGCACCACTGCGGCGGAGCTGTTGCTGCTGGCCCCTGGCGCCGTGCAGATTTTCTATGGTGACGAATCATCACGTCCGTTCGGCCCCACCGGCTCGGACCCGCTACAGGGCACCCGTTCGCAGATGAACTGGCAGGATGTTAACGGCAAGGCGGCCCGCAGCGTCACTCACTGGCAGAAGATCGGTCAGTTCCGCGCTCGCCATCCGGCAATCGGCATGGGCAAACAGACAACGCTGTCGATGCCGCGTGGTTACGGGTTCGTGCGTGAGAGCGGTGAAGACAAAGTGATGGTCATCTGGGCCGGACAACAGCAGTAA
- a CDS encoding protein bax produces the protein MISNPIRRYGAAILMLLTCVFSGSVLATTHTATKSHKAPTVKKISSTKVSSKQEYSRNSVKSSSLPDLRKYPSGTPRKKAFLRTVMPYITKQNQAITADRNWLVSKQYDARWSPTEKARLKDIAARYKVKWSGNTRHVPWNALLERVDIIPNSMVATMAAAESGWGTSKLARENNNLFGMKCGAGRCRGAMKGYSQFESVEQSVQAYVTNLNTHPAYSSFRKSRLQLRKADQEVTASTMIHKLKGYSTKGSSYNNYLFAMYQDNQRLIAAHL, from the coding sequence ATGATATCGAATCCCATACGACGATATGGGGCCGCCATACTTATGTTACTAACCTGTGTATTTTCAGGTAGTGTGTTGGCAACAACGCACACAGCAACAAAGAGTCATAAAGCCCCAACGGTTAAGAAGATCAGTAGTACTAAGGTAAGCAGTAAACAAGAGTATTCTCGCAATAGTGTAAAGAGCAGTTCACTTCCTGACTTGCGAAAATACCCTTCCGGAACACCAAGGAAAAAAGCGTTTCTCCGGACGGTCATGCCTTATATTACCAAGCAGAATCAGGCGATTACTGCGGATCGTAACTGGCTTGTTTCCAAGCAGTACGATGCTCGCTGGTCGCCGACTGAGAAGGCGCGCCTGAAAGATATCGCTGCCCGTTATAAGGTGAAGTGGTCAGGCAATACGCGTCATGTGCCCTGGAACGCGCTGCTTGAGCGTGTCGACATTATTCCGAACAGCATGGTAGCGACCATGGCGGCGGCGGAAAGTGGCTGGGGTACCTCCAAGCTGGCGCGTGAGAACAACAACCTGTTTGGCATGAAGTGCGGCGCTGGTCGCTGCCGCGGGGCGATGAAAGGCTACTCGCAGTTCGAATCAGTGGAGCAGTCGGTGCAGGCTTATGTCACCAACCTGAACACCCACCCGGCTTATTCTTCATTCCGCAAATCGCGCCTGCAGCTGCGCAAGGCGGATCAGGAAGTGACGGCCAGTACCATGATTCATAAGCTGAAGGGTTATTCGACCAAAGGGTCGAGCTACAACAACTATCTCTTCGCGATGTATCAGGACAATCAGCGGCTCATCGCCGCCCATCTGTAA
- the xylR gene encoding D-xylose utilization transcriptional activator XylR (D-xylose enhances binding of XylR to the xyl promoter and activates transcription.), with protein MFEKRHRITLLFNANKAYDRQVVEGVGEYLQASQLEWDIFIEEDFRARIENIKEWLGDGVIADYDDPEIEKLLADVHVPIVGVGGSYHQPEQYPPVHYIATDNAALVESAFLHLKEKGVHRFAFYGLPTSSGKRWAVEREYAFCQLVAKEKYRGVVYQGLETAPENWQHAQNRLADWLQTLPPQTGIIAVTDARARHVLQACELLHIPVPEKLCVIGIDNEELTRYLSRVALSSVAQGTRQMGYQAAKLLHRLLNNEVLPLQRQLIPPMRVVERRSTDYRSLNDPSVIQAMHYIRNNACKGIKVEQVLDAVGISRSNLEKRFKEEVGETIHTVIHSEKLEKARSLLVSTSLSINEISQMCGYPSLQYFYSVFKKEYDVTPKEYRDRHSEVML; from the coding sequence ATGTTTGAAAAGCGTCACCGTATTACGCTGTTATTCAATGCCAACAAAGCTTATGACCGCCAGGTGGTTGAGGGCGTCGGCGAGTATCTGCAAGCCTCCCAGCTGGAGTGGGATATCTTTATTGAAGAGGATTTTCGGGCACGAATCGAAAACATCAAAGAGTGGTTGGGCGATGGCGTTATCGCCGACTATGACGATCCCGAAATTGAAAAGCTGCTGGCCGATGTCCACGTGCCCATCGTCGGCGTCGGCGGCTCTTATCATCAGCCAGAGCAGTACCCGCCGGTCCACTATATTGCCACGGACAACGCCGCGCTGGTGGAAAGCGCCTTTCTTCATTTGAAGGAAAAAGGGGTGCACCGCTTCGCGTTTTACGGACTCCCCACCTCCAGCGGTAAACGCTGGGCGGTAGAGCGCGAGTATGCCTTCTGCCAGCTGGTCGCGAAGGAGAAGTATCGCGGCGTGGTCTACCAGGGGCTGGAGACGGCGCCGGAAAACTGGCAGCACGCGCAAAACCGGCTCGCCGACTGGCTGCAAACCCTGCCGCCGCAAACCGGCATCATCGCCGTCACCGACGCCCGCGCCCGCCACGTCCTGCAGGCCTGCGAGCTGCTGCATATCCCGGTGCCAGAGAAACTGTGCGTTATTGGCATCGATAACGAGGAGCTGACCCGCTATCTCTCTCGCGTCGCCCTCTCCTCCGTCGCCCAGGGCACCCGCCAGATGGGTTATCAGGCGGCAAAATTACTCCACCGGCTGCTGAATAACGAGGTGCTCCCGCTGCAGCGCCAGCTGATCCCGCCGATGCGCGTCGTTGAGCGACGCTCCACCGACTACCGGTCATTGAACGATCCCTCCGTGATTCAGGCGATGCATTACATTCGCAACAACGCCTGCAAAGGCATCAAGGTGGAACAGGTGCTCGACGCCGTGGGCATCTCTCGCTCCAATCTGGAGAAACGCTTCAAAGAGGAAGTCGGGGAGACCATCCACACGGTGATCCACAGCGAGAAACTGGAAAAGGCGCGCAGCCTGCTGGTGTCCACCAGCCTGTCGATCAATGAGATTTCACAGATGTGCGGCTACCCATCGCTGCAATATTTTTATTCGGTGTTTAAGAAGGAGTACGACGTGACGCCGAAGGAGTACCGTGACCGGCACAGCGAGGTGATGCTGTAG
- the xylH gene encoding xylose ABC transporter permease XylH, whose protein sequence is MSKNTSSEIKLTPTAPAALPALKGLNLQVFVMIAAIVVIMLFFTWVTDGAYLSARNISNLLRQTAITGILAVGMVFVIISAEIDLSVGSMMGLLGGAAAIFDVWLGWPLPLTILVTLVMGLLLGAWNGWWVAYRKVPSFIVTLAGMLAFRGILIGITNGTTVSPTSPAMAQIGQSYLPDGIGFGIGVVGMAAFIVWQWRGRMRRQALGLATSSSTAAVGRQAITAVIVLGAIWLLNDYRGVPTPVLILAALLLAGLFMATRTAFGRRIYAIGGNLEAARLSGINVERTKLAVFAINGLMVAIAGLILSSRLGAGSPSAGNIAELDAIAACVIGGTSLAGGIGSVAGAVMGAFIMSALDNGMSMMDVATFWQYIVKGAILLLAVWMDSATKRRA, encoded by the coding sequence ATGTCGAAGAACACGTCGTCTGAAATCAAACTCACCCCAACCGCCCCCGCCGCCTTGCCGGCGCTGAAGGGGCTGAATCTCCAGGTCTTTGTGATGATCGCCGCCATCGTCGTCATTATGCTGTTTTTCACCTGGGTTACCGATGGCGCCTACCTGAGCGCACGCAATATCTCCAACCTGCTGCGCCAGACGGCCATCACCGGCATCCTCGCCGTTGGCATGGTGTTTGTGATTATTTCGGCAGAAATCGACCTGTCCGTCGGCTCGATGATGGGGCTGCTGGGCGGCGCCGCGGCAATCTTTGACGTCTGGCTCGGCTGGCCGCTGCCGCTCACCATCCTGGTGACCCTGGTGATGGGCCTGCTGCTCGGGGCGTGGAACGGATGGTGGGTGGCCTATCGCAAGGTTCCCTCGTTTATCGTCACCCTCGCCGGGATGCTGGCGTTTCGCGGCATTCTGATCGGCATCACCAACGGGACCACCGTCTCGCCCACCAGCCCGGCGATGGCGCAGATCGGCCAAAGCTATCTGCCAGACGGTATTGGGTTTGGCATCGGCGTGGTCGGCATGGCGGCGTTTATTGTCTGGCAGTGGCGCGGGCGGATGCGCCGTCAGGCGTTAGGTCTGGCGACCTCATCCTCCACCGCCGCCGTTGGCCGTCAGGCCATTACCGCGGTAATTGTGCTGGGCGCAATCTGGCTGCTCAATGACTATCGTGGCGTGCCGACCCCGGTGCTGATCCTCGCTGCCCTGCTGCTGGCAGGCCTGTTTATGGCCACCCGCACCGCTTTTGGTCGTCGCATCTATGCCATCGGCGGCAACCTGGAGGCGGCCCGCCTCTCAGGGATCAACGTCGAGCGTACCAAGCTGGCGGTGTTTGCCATTAACGGCCTGATGGTCGCCATTGCCGGGCTGATCCTCAGCTCGCGCCTCGGCGCGGGGTCGCCCTCGGCGGGTAACATCGCCGAACTGGACGCCATCGCCGCCTGCGTCATCGGCGGCACCAGCCTGGCGGGCGGCATCGGCAGCGTCGCCGGAGCGGTAATGGGGGCGTTTATTATGTCAGCCCTGGATAACGGCATGAGCATGATGGACGTCGCCACCTTCTGGCAATATATCGTTAAAGGCGCCATTTTGCTGCTGGCGGTGTGGATGGACTCCGCCACCAAGCGGCGCGCGTGA
- a CDS encoding xylose ABC transporter ATP-binding protein yields the protein MAWLLEMKNITKTFGAVKAVDNVSLRLNAGEVVSLCGENGSGKSTLMKVLCGIYPHGSYEGEIIFAGETLQANHIRDTERKGIAIIHQELALVKHLTVLENIFLGAEISRHGLLDYETMTLRCQKLLAQVNLPISPDTRVGDLGLGQQQLVEIAKALNKQVRLLILDEPTASLTEQETATLLTIIRDLQNHGIACIYISHKLNEVKAISDTICVIRDGQHIGTRDASGMSEDDIITMMVGRELTALYPSEPHAHGEEILRVEHLTAWHPVNRHIKRVNDVSFSLRRGEILGIAGLVGAGRTEAVQCLFGVWPGRWQGEIFIDGQPVSITNCQQAIAHDIAMVPEDRKKDGIVPVMAVGKNITLAALNQFTGAMSSLDDAAEQHCIQQSIQRLKIKTSSPELAIGRLSGGNQQKAILARCLLLNPRILILDEPTRGIDIGAKYEIYKLINQLVQQGIAVIVISSELPEVLGLSDRVLVMHEGRLKANLVNQHLTQEQVMEAALRSERHVEEHVV from the coding sequence ATGGCCTGGCTACTCGAAATGAAGAACATCACCAAAACCTTCGGCGCCGTTAAAGCCGTGGATAACGTCAGCCTGCGTCTGAACGCTGGCGAAGTGGTCTCGTTATGCGGTGAAAATGGGTCGGGAAAATCGACGCTGATGAAGGTGCTGTGCGGTATCTATCCGCACGGAAGCTATGAGGGCGAGATTATTTTTGCCGGCGAAACGCTGCAGGCAAACCATATTCGCGATACCGAACGTAAAGGCATCGCCATCATTCATCAGGAGCTGGCGCTGGTGAAACATCTCACCGTGCTGGAGAATATTTTCCTCGGCGCCGAGATCTCCCGCCACGGTCTGCTGGATTATGAAACCATGACGCTGCGCTGTCAGAAGCTGTTGGCGCAGGTCAATCTGCCCATTTCGCCCGACACCCGCGTCGGCGACCTCGGCCTTGGCCAGCAGCAGCTGGTGGAGATCGCCAAGGCGCTGAATAAACAGGTTCGTCTGCTGATCCTCGACGAACCGACCGCTTCCTTAACCGAACAAGAGACCGCGACGCTGCTGACGATCATTCGCGATCTGCAAAACCACGGTATCGCCTGCATTTATATTTCTCACAAGCTCAATGAGGTCAAAGCGATCTCCGACACGATCTGCGTGATCCGCGATGGCCAGCACATCGGCACCCGCGACGCCAGCGGCATGAGCGAAGACGATATCATCACCATGATGGTCGGCCGCGAGCTCACCGCGCTCTATCCCAGCGAGCCGCACGCCCACGGCGAGGAGATCCTGCGGGTCGAACATTTAACCGCCTGGCACCCGGTAAACCGCCATATTAAACGCGTCAATGACGTCTCGTTTTCCCTGCGTCGCGGGGAAATCCTCGGCATCGCCGGGTTGGTCGGCGCCGGACGTACCGAGGCGGTACAGTGCCTGTTCGGCGTCTGGCCGGGGCGCTGGCAAGGGGAGATCTTTATTGATGGCCAGCCGGTGAGCATCACTAACTGCCAGCAGGCCATTGCCCACGACATCGCCATGGTGCCGGAAGACCGCAAAAAAGACGGCATCGTGCCGGTGATGGCGGTGGGCAAAAACATTACCCTGGCGGCGCTCAACCAGTTCACCGGCGCGATGAGCAGCCTGGACGACGCCGCCGAGCAGCACTGCATTCAGCAGTCCATTCAGCGTTTGAAAATTAAAACCTCTTCGCCGGAACTGGCGATTGGCCGCCTGAGCGGCGGCAACCAGCAAAAGGCGATACTCGCGCGCTGTCTGCTGCTCAATCCGCGCATTCTGATCCTCGACGAACCCACCCGTGGCATCGATATCGGGGCAAAGTATGAAATTTATAAACTGATTAACCAGCTGGTGCAGCAGGGCATCGCGGTCATTGTCATTTCATCAGAACTGCCCGAGGTGCTCGGTCTCAGCGATCGGGTGCTGGTTATGCACGAAGGCAGACTAAAAGCCAATTTGGTTAATCAACATCTGACCCAGGAGCAGGTGATGGAAGCCGCGCTGAGGAGCGAACGCCATGTCGAAGAACACGTCGTCTGA
- the xylF gene encoding D-xylose ABC transporter substrate-binding protein, with protein MKIKNLCLTLCASSLLLASMAGMAKEVKIGMAIDDLRLERWQKDRDIFVNKAESLGAKVFVQSANGNEETQMSQIENMINRGVDVLVIIPYNGQVLSNVIKEAKQEGIKVLAYDRMINNADIDFYISFDNEKVGEMQAQSLVDKVPQGNYFLMGGSPVDNNAKLFRAGQMKVLKPYVDEGKIKIVGDQWVDGWLPENALKIMENALTANNNKIDAVVASNDATAGGAIQALTAQGLAGKVAISGQDADLAGVKRIISGTQTMTVYKPITTLATNAAEIAVELGNDKQPKADTTLNNGLKDVPSRLLTPIEVNKENIDATVIKDGFHKKSEL; from the coding sequence ATGAAGATAAAGAACCTTTGCCTTACACTTTGCGCCAGCTCCCTCCTGCTCGCCAGCATGGCGGGGATGGCGAAAGAAGTGAAGATTGGCATGGCCATCGACGATCTGCGTCTGGAGCGCTGGCAGAAAGACCGTGATATTTTCGTCAATAAAGCGGAATCCTTAGGCGCCAAAGTTTTTGTCCAATCCGCCAACGGCAATGAAGAAACGCAGATGTCGCAAATTGAAAATATGATCAACCGCGGCGTCGATGTGTTAGTCATTATTCCTTATAACGGTCAGGTACTCAGCAACGTGATTAAAGAAGCCAAGCAGGAAGGTATTAAAGTCCTGGCCTATGACCGTATGATTAATAATGCTGATATTGATTTCTATATTTCTTTCGACAATGAAAAAGTTGGTGAAATGCAGGCGCAAAGTCTGGTCGACAAAGTGCCGCAGGGTAATTATTTCCTGATGGGCGGCTCGCCGGTGGATAATAACGCCAAACTGTTCCGCGCCGGGCAGATGAAGGTCCTCAAACCGTATGTGGATGAAGGCAAAATTAAGATTGTCGGCGATCAGTGGGTTGACGGCTGGCTGCCGGAGAACGCGCTGAAAATAATGGAAAACGCGCTGACGGCGAATAATAACAAGATCGATGCCGTGGTCGCCTCCAATGACGCCACCGCCGGCGGCGCCATCCAGGCCTTAACCGCCCAGGGGCTGGCCGGTAAAGTGGCGATCTCCGGTCAGGATGCTGATCTGGCGGGTGTGAAGCGCATTATTTCCGGTACTCAGACGATGACCGTCTATAAACCGATTACCACCCTGGCCACCAACGCCGCTGAAATCGCCGTTGAGCTGGGTAACGATAAGCAGCCGAAGGCCGATACCACGCTGAATAACGGCTTAAAAGATGTCCCTTCGCGCCTGTTAACGCCCATTGAGGTGAATAAAGAGAATATTGACGCCACGGTGATTAAAGACGGTTTCCATAAAAAGAGTGAATTGTAA
- the xylA gene encoding xylose isomerase, whose protein sequence is MQTYFDQLDRVRYEGPKSTNPLAFRHYNPDELVLGKRMEDHLRFAACYWHTFCWNGADMFGVGSFDRPWQQPGDALEMAKRKADVAFEFFHKLNVPYYCFHDVDVSPEGASLQEYSNNFARMVEVLAEKQQQSGVKLLWGTANCFTNPRYGAGAATNPDPEVFSWAATQVVTAMNATHQLGGENYVLWGGREGYETLLNTDLRQEREQIGRFMQLVVEHKHKIGFKGTLLIEPKPQEPTKHQYDYDASTVYGFLKQFGLEKEIKLNIEANHATLAGHSFHHEIATAIALGLFGSVDANRGDPQLGWDTDQFPNSVEENALVMYEILKAGGFTTGGLNFDAKVRRQSTDKYDLFYGHIGAMDTMALSLKVAARMIEDGELDKRVARRYAGWNGELGQQILNGQMTLSDIAQYATQHQLAPQHRSGQQEQLENLVNHYLFDK, encoded by the coding sequence ATGCAGACCTATTTCGATCAACTCGATCGCGTTCGTTACGAAGGCCCGAAATCCACTAACCCGCTGGCTTTCCGTCACTACAACCCGGATGAACTGGTGCTGGGCAAACGGATGGAAGATCATCTGCGTTTTGCGGCCTGTTACTGGCATACCTTCTGCTGGAATGGCGCCGATATGTTTGGCGTGGGCTCCTTCGACCGTCCATGGCAGCAGCCTGGCGACGCCCTGGAAATGGCCAAACGTAAAGCCGATGTGGCGTTTGAATTCTTCCACAAACTCAACGTGCCTTACTACTGCTTCCACGATGTCGATGTCTCGCCGGAAGGCGCCTCGCTGCAGGAGTACAGCAATAACTTCGCCCGCATGGTCGAGGTGCTGGCAGAGAAACAGCAGCAGAGCGGCGTGAAGCTTCTGTGGGGGACCGCAAACTGCTTTACCAACCCGCGCTACGGCGCTGGCGCGGCCACCAACCCGGATCCGGAAGTGTTTAGCTGGGCGGCCACCCAGGTGGTCACCGCGATGAATGCCACTCATCAGTTGGGAGGCGAAAACTATGTGCTGTGGGGCGGTCGCGAGGGCTATGAAACCCTGCTGAATACCGACCTGCGCCAGGAGCGTGAACAGATTGGCCGCTTCATGCAACTGGTGGTGGAGCATAAGCATAAAATTGGCTTTAAAGGCACGCTGCTGATTGAGCCCAAACCGCAGGAACCGACCAAGCATCAGTATGACTATGATGCCTCTACCGTTTACGGCTTCCTCAAACAGTTTGGTCTGGAAAAAGAGATTAAACTGAATATTGAAGCTAACCATGCCACGCTCGCCGGCCATTCGTTCCATCATGAAATTGCGACGGCCATTGCGCTGGGGCTGTTCGGCTCCGTCGACGCCAACCGCGGCGATCCGCAGCTGGGCTGGGATACCGACCAGTTCCCGAACAGCGTCGAAGAGAATGCGCTGGTGATGTATGAAATTCTTAAAGCGGGCGGCTTCACCACCGGCGGCCTCAACTTTGATGCGAAAGTGCGCCGGCAGAGCACCGACAAATACGACCTGTTCTATGGTCATATTGGCGCGATGGATACCATGGCGCTGTCGCTGAAAGTTGCGGCGCGGATGATTGAGGACGGTGAGCTGGATAAACGCGTGGCCAGACGCTACGCCGGCTGGAACGGTGAGCTGGGGCAGCAGATCCTTAACGGGCAGATGACCCTCAGCGACATTGCCCAGTATGCCACTCAGCATCAGCTGGCGCCGCAGCATCGCAGCGGCCAGCAGGAACAACTGGAAAACCTGGTCAACCATTATCTGTTTGATAAGTAA
- the xylB gene encoding xylulokinase: MYIGIDLGTSGVKAILLNEQGEVVASHTEKLTVSRPHPLWSEQDPEQWWLATDTAMKALGAQHSLRDVKALGIAGQMHGATLLDKSLQVLRPAILWNDGRCAEECQLLEEKVSASRQITGNLMMPGFTAPKLLWVQRHEAAVFNQVDKVLLPKDYLRLRMTGELASDMSDAAGTMWLDVARRDWSDEMLAACDLSRDAMPALFEGSDVTGQLRPEVARAWNMPQALVVGGGGDNAAGAVGVGMADAGQAMLSLGTSGVYFAVSEGFLSKPESAVHSFCHALPGRWHLMSVMLSAASCLDWAAKLTGLASVPALIAAAQTADESAGPVWFLPYLSGERTPHNNPQAKGVFFGLTHQHGPAELARAVLEGVGYALADGMDVVHACGIKPQSITLIGGGARSAYWRQMLADISGLQLDYRTGGDVGPALGAARLAQLAVHDEADRAGLLKPLPLEQAHRPDDRRVAHYAPQRETFRQIYQQLKSLMS, from the coding sequence ATGTATATCGGCATCGATCTGGGAACATCGGGCGTCAAAGCCATTCTGCTGAATGAGCAGGGTGAGGTAGTGGCATCGCATACCGAAAAACTCACCGTCTCGCGTCCGCATCCGCTGTGGTCGGAACAAGATCCCGAACAGTGGTGGCTGGCGACAGACACGGCGATGAAAGCCCTGGGCGCGCAGCATAGCCTGCGCGACGTGAAGGCGCTGGGCATCGCCGGGCAGATGCACGGCGCCACGTTGCTGGATAAATCGTTACAGGTGCTGCGTCCGGCCATTTTATGGAATGACGGCCGCTGCGCCGAAGAGTGCCAGCTGCTGGAGGAAAAAGTCAGCGCTTCCCGGCAGATCACCGGCAACCTGATGATGCCGGGCTTTACGGCGCCGAAGTTACTCTGGGTGCAGCGCCACGAGGCGGCGGTGTTCAACCAGGTCGATAAAGTGCTGCTGCCGAAGGACTATCTGCGCCTGCGCATGACCGGCGAGCTTGCCAGCGACATGTCTGACGCCGCCGGTACGATGTGGCTGGACGTCGCCCGGCGTGACTGGAGCGATGAGATGCTCGCCGCCTGCGATCTCAGTCGGGATGCGATGCCGGCGCTGTTTGAAGGCAGCGACGTCACCGGACAACTGCGACCTGAGGTGGCGCGGGCGTGGAATATGCCGCAGGCGCTGGTGGTGGGCGGCGGCGGCGACAACGCCGCAGGCGCGGTCGGGGTCGGAATGGCCGACGCCGGGCAGGCAATGCTGTCGCTGGGCACCTCAGGCGTCTACTTCGCCGTCAGCGAAGGGTTCCTCAGCAAACCCGAAAGCGCGGTGCACAGCTTCTGCCATGCGCTGCCGGGCCGTTGGCATCTGATGTCGGTGATGCTCAGCGCGGCCTCCTGCCTGGACTGGGCGGCGAAATTAACCGGCCTGGCCAGCGTGCCGGCGCTGATCGCGGCGGCGCAGACGGCGGATGAAAGCGCCGGTCCGGTGTGGTTCCTGCCCTATCTGTCGGGCGAACGCACGCCGCACAACAACCCGCAGGCCAAGGGCGTCTTTTTTGGCCTGACGCATCAGCATGGGCCGGCAGAGCTGGCGCGGGCGGTGCTGGAGGGAGTGGGCTATGCGCTGGCGGATGGCATGGACGTGGTACACGCCTGCGGCATCAAGCCGCAGAGCATCACGCTTATCGGCGGCGGGGCGCGCAGCGCTTACTGGCGGCAAATGCTGGCGGATATTAGCGGCCTGCAGCTCGATTACCGTACCGGGGGCGATGTCGGCCCGGCGCTGGGGGCGGCCCGGCTGGCGCAGCTGGCGGTGCACGACGAGGCAGACCGCGCCGGGCTGCTGAAGCCGCTGCCGCTTGAACAAGCCCATCGCCCGGACGATCGCCGTGTGGCCCACTATGCGCCACAGCGGGAAACCTTCCGCCAGATTTATCAGCAGCTGAAATCGCTGATGTCTTAG